A portion of the Aquicoccus sp. G2-2 genome contains these proteins:
- a CDS encoding DUF6446 family protein: MSGKLVGGFIVIAALIFGAVVYYYQEYGYYQPVKADGVDDVMLTSLVSEQPEPILYEDFQAVDADSSPIRYRACFTTTQSLAMMTETYETYEKPDPLNAPTWFSCFDAQKIGTALTSGQAVAFLGQENIHYGIDRVVAVFPDGHGYVWHQINHCGKVVFDGKPVPEDCPPKAGVPNESDAAVPGGTGPETQSESD, translated from the coding sequence ATGAGCGGCAAGCTGGTTGGAGGGTTTATCGTGATTGCGGCACTGATCTTTGGCGCGGTGGTCTATTATTATCAGGAATACGGCTATTACCAGCCGGTGAAGGCCGATGGTGTTGACGATGTGATGCTGACCTCCCTTGTTTCCGAGCAGCCAGAACCGATTCTTTACGAGGATTTTCAAGCGGTTGACGCCGACAGCTCACCCATTCGCTATCGCGCCTGTTTCACCACCACGCAAAGCCTTGCGATGATGACGGAAACCTATGAAACCTATGAAAAACCCGACCCGTTGAACGCGCCGACATGGTTTTCGTGCTTTGACGCGCAAAAGATTGGCACGGCGCTGACCAGCGGGCAGGCGGTCGCGTTTCTGGGGCAGGAGAACATCCATTACGGGATTGACCGCGTGGTGGCCGTGTTCCCCGATGGGCATGGCTATGTCTGGCACCAGATAAATCACTGCGGCAAGGTCGTTTTTGACGGCAAGCCAGTGCCGGAGGATTGCCCGCCCAAAGCCGGTGTGCCCAACGAATCCGATGCCGCTGTGCCGGGCGGGACCGGCCCTGAGACGCAAAGCGAAAGCGACTGA
- a CDS encoding glycine--tRNA ligase subunit alpha, with protein sequence MVSGQAKPRSFQEILLRLQSYWAEQGCAVMQPYDMEVGAGTFHPATTLRSLGPRPWAAAYVQPSRRPTDGRYGENPNRMQHYYQYQVVIKPSPPDLQALYLGSLGAIGIDMELHDIRFVEDDWESPTLGAWGLGWEVWCDGMEVSQFTYFQQVGGHDCHPVTGELTYGLERLAMYVLGIDHVMEMPFNAPDAPIALSYGDVFRQTEEEYSRWNFDVANTEALLRHFEDAEAECQAILAQPEVDPKTGKRIVMAHPAYDQCIKASHLFNLLDARGVISVTERQAYIGRVRALAKLCADAFEQTEAGGYQP encoded by the coding sequence ATGGTATCCGGGCAGGCCAAACCACGCAGTTTTCAGGAAATCCTCCTCAGGCTTCAATCTTACTGGGCGGAGCAGGGCTGTGCCGTGATGCAGCCCTATGACATGGAAGTGGGGGCGGGCACGTTTCACCCTGCGACAACGCTGCGTTCGCTTGGGCCGCGCCCGTGGGCGGCGGCCTATGTGCAACCGTCGCGCCGCCCGACCGACGGGCGCTATGGTGAAAACCCCAACCGGATGCAGCATTATTACCAGTATCAGGTGGTGATCAAACCCAGCCCGCCGGATTTGCAGGCGCTTTATCTTGGTTCGCTCGGTGCGATCGGGATCGACATGGAGTTGCACGACATCCGCTTTGTCGAGGATGACTGGGAAAGCCCGACGCTGGGCGCGTGGGGGCTTGGCTGGGAAGTGTGGTGCGATGGTATGGAAGTGTCGCAATTCACCTATTTCCAACAGGTTGGCGGGCATGACTGCCACCCCGTTACGGGTGAGTTGACCTATGGGTTGGAGCGGCTGGCGATGTATGTGCTGGGCATTGATCACGTCATGGAGATGCCGTTCAACGCCCCGGACGCACCGATTGCGCTTAGCTATGGCGATGTGTTCCGCCAGACCGAGGAAGAATATTCGCGCTGGAATTTCGATGTGGCCAATACTGAAGCGTTGCTTCGCCATTTCGAGGATGCGGAGGCCGAGTGTCAGGCCATTCTGGCGCAGCCAGAGGTCGATCCGAAAACCGGCAAGCGCATCGTGATGGCGCACCCGGCCTATGATCAGTGCATCAAGGCGAGCCATCTGTTCAACCTCTTGGATGCGCGCGGGGTGATTTCGGTGACCGAGCGGCAGGCCTATATCGGGCGGGTGCGCGCGCTGGCCAAGCTGTGCGCCGACGCGTTCGAGCAGACCGAAGCCGGAGGGTATCAGCCGTGA
- a CDS encoding trypsin-like peptidase domain-containing protein has protein sequence MQIEAQPSLANAQARTRAYAAKLPDVNGFALSGGWYAVVLGPYTSGDAQRVLSAYRADRLIPSDSFIAYSSSFRQQFWPVGANLLNLPAVAAPQSVEPQTTEPQSTEPQATDPQVQTPPQPEPQASDETPTEARRSEAELSRDERKQLQVMLKWAGVYPGAIDGAFGRGTRGSMAAWQDANGYEKTGILTTAQRADLTTQYNKVLDGLGLQVVDDTTAGIEMKIPTDVVAFTKYVPPFAHYDATGDIAAKVLLISQKGDQNTLYGLYDIMQTLEIVPETGPRERKKNSFVLIGEGATFISHTEATLEDGVVKGFTLVWPAGDEERRTRLLGEMQTSFRRLDGVLDPAAGANDAQDIDLVSGLEIRKPKLSRSGFYVDQGGTIVTTAKAVAECKKITVEGEYDADVVFSDAARNIAVLRTREPLAPAAIAALRNGAPRLQSDIAVSGYSYEGALDAPTLTFGKLSDVRGLNGEKDLKRLALNALPGDVGGPVFDNDGAVMGMLLPNDEDGRKLPKDVSFAIDTDTIRAVLTEAGISVDRTAPTTPMAPEDLALSARDMTVLVSCW, from the coding sequence GTGCAGATCGAAGCTCAGCCCAGCCTTGCCAATGCACAGGCCCGCACCCGCGCCTATGCGGCCAAACTACCGGATGTGAACGGTTTTGCGCTTTCGGGTGGTTGGTATGCCGTGGTGCTTGGCCCCTACACGTCAGGCGATGCACAGCGCGTGCTTTCCGCCTACCGCGCTGATCGGCTGATCCCGAGCGACAGCTTCATCGCCTATTCCAGCAGTTTCAGACAACAATTTTGGCCAGTCGGGGCAAACCTTTTGAACCTGCCCGCGGTCGCAGCGCCGCAAAGCGTGGAGCCGCAAACCACCGAACCGCAAAGCACTGAGCCGCAAGCGACTGATCCGCAGGTCCAGACACCCCCGCAGCCCGAACCGCAAGCCTCCGACGAAACCCCGACCGAAGCACGCCGCAGCGAAGCCGAGCTTTCGCGCGATGAGCGCAAACAGCTTCAGGTGATGCTGAAATGGGCCGGGGTTTATCCCGGCGCGATTGACGGTGCCTTCGGGCGCGGCACCCGCGGGTCTATGGCAGCGTGGCAAGACGCCAACGGTTACGAGAAAACCGGCATCCTCACCACCGCACAGCGCGCCGACCTGACAACCCAGTATAACAAGGTGCTCGATGGGTTGGGCCTGCAAGTGGTGGACGACACCACCGCCGGGATTGAAATGAAAATCCCGACCGATGTTGTGGCCTTCACCAAATATGTCCCCCCTTTCGCTCATTATGATGCCACCGGCGACATCGCCGCAAAGGTGCTGCTGATCAGCCAGAAAGGCGATCAAAACACGCTTTATGGCCTCTATGACATCATGCAAACGCTTGAAATCGTGCCGGAAACCGGCCCGCGTGAGCGCAAGAAAAACAGCTTTGTTCTGATCGGGGAAGGCGCCACCTTCATCTCCCATACCGAAGCCACATTGGAAGACGGTGTGGTCAAGGGCTTCACCCTTGTCTGGCCCGCTGGCGATGAAGAACGCCGCACCCGGCTTCTGGGCGAGATGCAGACAAGCTTCCGCCGTCTCGACGGGGTGCTTGATCCGGCGGCGGGTGCGAATGATGCACAAGATATCGACCTTGTCTCAGGCCTTGAAATTCGCAAACCAAAACTGTCGCGCTCGGGCTTTTATGTCGATCAGGGCGGCACCATCGTCACCACTGCGAAAGCCGTGGCAGAGTGCAAGAAGATCACTGTCGAAGGTGAATATGACGCTGATGTCGTGTTCAGCGATGCCGCTCGCAATATCGCCGTGCTGCGCACCCGCGAACCGCTGGCCCCCGCCGCCATCGCCGCTCTGCGCAACGGGGCACCACGGCTGCAATCGGATATTGCTGTCTCCGGGTATTCCTATGAAGGCGCGCTCGACGCACCGACCCTCACCTTCGGAAAACTCAGCGATGTGCGCGGCTTGAACGGCGAAAAAGACCTTAAACGCCTCGCGCTCAATGCTCTGCCCGGTGATGTGGGCGGCCCGGTATTTGATAATGATGGCGCGGTGATGGGGATGCTTCTGCCCAACGATGAAGACGGTCGCAAATTGCCCAAGGATGTGAGCTTCGCAATCGACACGGATACAATCCGCGCCGTGCTGACCGAGGCCGGGATCAGCGTCGATAGAACCGCCCCCACGACGCCAATGGCCCCCGAAGACCTCGCGCTGAGCGCCCGCGACATGACCGTTCTGGTGAGCTGCTGGTAA
- a CDS encoding TrkH family potassium uptake protein, whose protein sequence is MIDLRPVGYVIGLLVAALGLTMILPLLVDLAEGQGHWQVFAQSTVLTVLTGGLVALACQNGTGQRLTLQQTFLLTSGVWLALPIFAALPLMLGATQLSFTDAFFEAMSGLTTTGSTVITGLDDLPKGLLLWRGILQWLGGIGIIVVAMVFLPELRIGGMQIFRSEAFDTMGKILPRATQIAGQISVIYVGLTLACIFTYVVLGMDVFDATVHALTTTSTGGFSNYDASFATFSGPPEYAASVFMILSALPFVRYVQLVNGHAQPLFRDTQVRAFLGTIAVLTLLTTLILTTIFPHHWEQSMREALFNITSIITGTGYASVDYMGWGPLLITMFFFVGLIGGTAGSTACSVKIFRYQILFSSIRTQLRRTSYPHGVFQPSFDGRPISPEVLNSVMSFFVFFTVTLGLMAVALSLTGLDFVTSLSGAATALANIGPGLGETIGPAGNFSTLNDTAKWILAFGMWAGRLELMAVYALFTVHFWRA, encoded by the coding sequence ATGATTGATCTGCGACCCGTTGGATATGTGATCGGCCTGTTGGTGGCGGCGCTGGGGCTGACCATGATCCTGCCACTGCTTGTTGATCTGGCAGAGGGGCAGGGGCATTGGCAGGTGTTCGCGCAATCGACGGTGCTGACCGTGTTGACCGGCGGACTTGTTGCGCTGGCCTGTCAGAACGGCACCGGCCAGAGGTTGACCTTGCAGCAGACGTTTCTGCTGACTTCCGGCGTATGGCTGGCACTGCCGATTTTTGCCGCCTTGCCGCTGATGCTGGGGGCGACGCAGCTGAGCTTTACCGATGCGTTTTTCGAGGCGATGTCGGGGCTGACCACGACCGGCTCTACCGTGATTACCGGGCTCGACGATCTGCCCAAGGGGCTGTTGTTGTGGCGCGGGATTCTGCAATGGCTGGGCGGGATCGGGATTATCGTGGTGGCGATGGTGTTCCTGCCTGAACTGCGGATTGGCGGGATGCAGATTTTCCGCTCGGAAGCATTTGATACGATGGGGAAAATCCTGCCTCGGGCGACACAGATTGCGGGCCAGATATCGGTGATTTATGTCGGCCTCACGCTGGCTTGTATCTTTACTTATGTGGTGTTGGGGATGGATGTGTTCGATGCCACGGTTCATGCGCTGACCACCACCTCCACCGGAGGGTTTTCGAATTACGATGCGTCGTTCGCCACCTTCTCGGGGCCGCCGGAATATGCCGCGTCGGTTTTCATGATCCTCTCGGCTTTGCCGTTCGTGCGCTATGTCCAGCTGGTGAACGGCCATGCGCAGCCGCTGTTTCGGGATACGCAGGTGCGCGCGTTTCTGGGCACGATTGCGGTGCTGACGCTGTTAACGACGCTGATCCTGACGACGATCTTTCCGCACCATTGGGAACAATCCATGCGCGAGGCGTTGTTCAACATCACCTCGATCATCACCGGCACTGGTTACGCCTCGGTGGATTACATGGGCTGGGGGCCGCTTTTGATCACGATGTTTTTCTTTGTCGGTCTGATTGGCGGCACGGCGGGGTCGACCGCCTGTTCGGTGAAGATTTTCCGCTATCAGATCCTGTTTTCGTCGATCCGCACACAGCTTAGGCGGACATCCTATCCGCATGGGGTGTTTCAGCCGAGCTTTGATGGCAGGCCGATTTCGCCGGAGGTGCTTAACTCAGTGATGAGCTTTTTCGTATTTTTTACGGTGACGCTCGGGTTGATGGCGGTGGCGTTGTCGCTGACCGGGCTTGATTTTGTCACCTCCCTGTCGGGGGCGGCGACGGCGCTTGCCAATATCGGGCCGGGGCTTGGCGAGACCATCGGCCCGGCGGGGAATTTTTCGACCCTCAATGACACCGCCAAGTGGATATTGGCGTTCGGCATGTGGGCCGGACGGTTGGAGCTTATGGCGGTTTACGCGCTGTTCACGGTGCATTTCTGGCGCGCCTGA